One Drosophila subobscura isolate 14011-0131.10 chromosome U, UCBerk_Dsub_1.0, whole genome shotgun sequence DNA window includes the following coding sequences:
- the LOC117900692 gene encoding uncharacterized protein LOC117900692, translating into MWMPVLEYSYNRHIAKIPNCKMRRMTLKAASMRMLLPLLLLQLLLLPCQAVDPAASGVGATGGVGAAAGAGAVAGSNSLSSGPAGGTLSANLTELGSPGVYNSTNGYNANCNICGIWRICN; encoded by the coding sequence ATGTGGATGCCGGTGCtggaatactcgtacaacaGACACATAGCCAAGATACCAAATTGTAAAATGAGGCGAATGACGCTCAAAGCGGCATCGATGCGAATGCTACTGCCATTGCTGCTCCTtcaactgttgctgctccccTGCCAGGCGGTGGATCCAGCGGCCAGTGGTGTTGGAGCTACTGGCGGAGTcggtgctgccgctggtgctggtgctgtggcaggcagcaacagcctcaGTAGTGGACCAGCGGGTGGCACACTGAGTGCCAATCTCACGGAATTGGGCAGTCCCGGTGTGTATAATTCGACAAATGGATATAATGCTAATTGCAATATATGTGGTATATGGCGTATATGTAACTGA
- the LOC117900693 gene encoding uncharacterized protein LOC117900693 translates to MMSNLCVPDEALTFRTATITVLDVLASSNWYDYVSVLVMLTKRHDFIIPTEILKTILYSTFGNRDWKAAAVPLLEIIPSPVAQRADMLGVIQMLEKFQNSRTMMRENVDRSSGQQS, encoded by the exons ATGATGAGTAACTTGTGTGTTCCCGATGAGGCACTCACATTTAGGACAGCGACGATCACTGTATTGGATGTGTTGGCCTCCTCCAACTGGTACGATTATGTTTCCGTGCTCGTCATGTTGACCAAGAGACACGATTTCATCATACCAACGGAGATATTGAAAACCATTCTATACTCCACCTTCGGGAATAGGGATTGGAAGGCAGCAGCTGTACCGTTGCTGGAAATTATTCCCAGCCCAGTTGCACAGCGTGCAGACATGTTGGGAGTAATTCAAATGCTTGAAAAGTTTCAAAACAG cCGTACGATGATGAGGGAAAATGTGGACCGCTCCTCTGGCCAGCAGTCGTAA
- the LOC117901198 gene encoding BTB/POZ domain-containing protein 9-like codes for MNNQDTSTSSSGGAKKRRSTENGPVHIFGAGALADMDRLCMNELFSDVSFLVEDELLPAHRLILAARCEHFRKMFDGGMAESQKRQIRLNVPLKAFKVILGYFYSGKLTVDTLDEDAIFEVLGLSISFGLHELESALAIQLHESLSVGNVCSILNNAVLVNHAQLTMNCLQFMDQIAKVLVKHDSFLLLSKESLEALLPRNTFAEDELNIFQALHNWSRHNQSVDIKSLVSLVRLPLIAVKDLVGAVRKSGIVESETILEAIDKAIESCNLPYRACARVGVDVANGASRLLVTMNEMVLNLGCCSIINTIFACSLGSTLVLKYSYDVEVSCNMKHWAAVGKLIFPSYATTMQIRFAPMPVRFIRISQPDRGRKDILKEVFLIATLLNRNVGTPK; via the coding sequence ATGAACAACCAGGACACGTCCACTTCGTCATCTGGTGGCGCGAAGAAACGCCGCAGCACCGAGAATGGGCCGGTGCACATTTTTGGTGCGGGCGCCTTGGCCGACATGGACCGCCTCTGCATGAACGAGCTCTTCTCGGACGTGTCGTTCCTGGTGGAGGATGAGCTCCTGCCGGCGCACCGACTGATACTTGCGGCGCGCTGTGAACACTTTCGGAAAATGTTCGACGGAGGCATGGCCGAGTCACAGAAGCGCCAGATTCGCCTGAATGTGCCGCTGAAGGCGTTCAAGGTCATCCTGGGCTATTTCTATTCGGGCAAGCTGACCGTAGACACACTGGACGAGGATGCCATCTTCGAAGTGCTCGGCTTGTCCATTAGTTTTGGCTTGCACGAGCTCGAGTCGGCACTGGCCATACAACTGCACGAGAGCCTGTCCGTCGGCAACGTGTGCTCGATCCTAAACAACGCGGTCCTAGTGAATCATGCACAGCTGACCATGAACTGTCTCCAGTTTATGGACCAAATTGCAAAAGTACTGGTAAAACACGACTCGTTCCTATTGCTATCCAAGGAGTCACTTGAAGCACTCCTGCCCCGGAACACTTTCGCCGAAGACGAACTGAATATCTTCCAAGCATTGCACAACTGGAGTCGCCACAATCAGAGCGTGGACATCAAGTCGCTGGTGTCGCTTGTACGCCTCCCTCTCATTGCTGTCAAAGACCTGGTGGGTGCAGTGCGCAAATCGGGAATCGTCGAGTCGGAAACCATATTGGAAGCCATCGATAAAGCGATCGAATCGTGTAATCTGCCCTACCGCGCATGCGCGCGTGTAGGGGTGGATGTGGCCAATGGGGCGAGCCGTTTGTTGGTCACCATGAACGAGATGGTTCTCAACctgggctgctgcagcatAATCAATACTATTTTTGCCTGTAGTCTCGGAAGTACACTTGTGCTCAAATACAGCTACGACGTGGAGGTCTCTTGCAACATGAAGCACTGGGCGGCCGTGGGCAAGTTAATCTTTCCATCATACGCTACAACGATGCAAATTCGCTTCGCACCCATGCCAGTTCGCTTCATTCGGATCTCGCAACCAGATCGTGGACGTAAGGATATTTTAAAAGAGGTGTTCCTCATTGCCACGCTATTGAACAGGAATGTGGGGACCCCCAAGTGA